Proteins co-encoded in one Gossypium arboreum isolate Shixiya-1 chromosome 11, ASM2569848v2, whole genome shotgun sequence genomic window:
- the LOC108473709 gene encoding nuclear pore complex protein NUP93A-like → MRAMASEQGMSSWTDLLHSSTKLLEQAAPSAQFPPLQRNLDQLEALSKKLKAKTLRTEAPSQSIAATRLLAREGINAEQLTRDLKSFELKTTFEDVFPAEATSVEEYLQQVHEMAMVSAIQEAQKDNLRSFNDYMMKVLEEDWQKEKRDFLQSLSRISTLPKTNMIDKSSGGIRSGQMVPMASSSQVSSGTSAIGLLPLADKPVVEKKVSVYAEVVRNLNNARQQGLPFKPATAFKVAYESLGTEASGGKSVNMQKMWHLILKLMGEDSMMRQSVSRKMSLVIGARRHLEWGHEKYIMDIIQSHPAQAALGGAVGNLHRVRAFLRIRLRDYGLLDFDAGDARRQPPIDTTWQQIYFCLRTGYYDEARQVALSSRASHQFAPLLAEWINGGGMVPAHTAAAAAEECEKMFRMGDRVGRASYDKKKLLLYAIISGSRRQIDRLLRDIPSLFSTIEDFLWFILSAVQDFPGGTSSNEGLVPYSLDDLQAYLNKFEPSYYTKNGKDPLVYPYILLLSIQLLPAISYLSKEAGEEEYHIDAAHIAIVLADNGVLSEVSGAGQKLGVMDAYAEASSIIRQYGSMYLRLGNLQMALEYYAQAAAAVGGGHVSWTGRGSVDQQRQMNLMLKQLLTEILFRDGGVYLLLGSRGAGEEGELRRFLTDHKARQQFLLEAARQCQDSGLYDKSIEIQKRIGAFSMALDTINKCLSEAICALSRGRLDGESQTAGLIHSGNEILETFKYYPEVSFQEREHVSEQQTILRQLETILSIHKLTRLGQYLDALREVAKIPFLPFDPRAPDTSADVLQNLSPHVQACLPDLLKVAITCLDNVSDTDGSLRAMRSKIATFLANNMRQNWPRDLYEKVAKSL, encoded by the exons ATGAGAGCTATGGCGAGTGAGCAAGGCATGAGTAGTTGGACCGATCTTCTCCACTCATCCACCAAGCTTCTTGAGCAAGCTGCTCCTTCTGCTCAGTTTCCTCCTCTTCAG AGAAACTTAGATCAGTTAGAAGCACTATCAAAGAAGCTCAAGGCAAAAACCTTAAGAACTGAGGCTCCTTCTCAATCCATTGCTGCCACAAG GCTACTTGCACGGGAGGGAATTAACGCTGAACAGCTTACACGCGATCTGAAGTCTTTTGAATTGAAG ACAACATTTGAGGATGTTTTCCCTGCTGAAGCAACAAGCGTTGAGGAGTATCTGCAGCAG GTTCATGAAATGGCAATGGTTTCAGCCATCCAAGAAGCTCAGAAGGATAACCTCAGAAGTTttaatgattatatgatgaaaGTGTTGGAG GAAGATTGGCAAAAGGAAAAACGGGACTTCTTACAGAGTTTGAGCAGAATTTCAACATTACCTAAGACAAACATGATTGATAAAAGCAGTGGTGGTATTCGTTCAGGTCAAATGGTTCCCATGGCTTCTAGTTCTCAGGTTTCATCTGGTACTTCTGCCATTGGGCTTCTACCTTTAGCTGACAAGCCAGTTGTTGAGAAAAAAGTGTCGGTATATGCTGAAGTTGTTAGAAATCTGAACAATGCAAGACAACAAGGCTTGCCATTTAAA CCTGCCACAGCTTTTAAAGTTGCTTATGAGAGTTTGGGTACTGAAGCATCTGGTGGCAAATCAGTTAACATGCAGAAAATGTGGCATCTTATTCTG AAATTAATGGGCGAGGATTCGATGATGCGGCAAAGTGTTTCTAGAAAGATGTCATTAGTAATTGGTGCTAGACGTCACCTAGAATGGGGACATGAGAAATACATTATGGATATAATACAAAGCCATCCTGCACAA GCTGCTCTTGGTGGAGCTGTTGGAAATTTGCATAGAGTTCGTGCCTTTCTTCGG ATTCGTTTGAGGGATTATGGACTTCTGGATTTTGATGCAGGTGATGCTCGAAGGCAGCCTCCCATTGATACCACTTGGCAGCAG ATTTATTTTTGCTTGAGGACCGGTTATTATGATGAAGCAAGACAAGTTGCCCTATCATCCCGTGCTTCTCACCAATTTGCACCACTG CTTGCAGAGTGGATTAATGGTGGAGGCATGGTGCCAGCACACACTGCAGCTGCTGCTGCAGAAGAGTGCGAAAAAATGTTCAGAATGGGTGATCGGGTTGGTCGAGCTTCATATGACAAGAAAAAACTGTTGCTCTATGCTATCATATCGGGGTCTCGTAGGCAAATTGACCGTCTTCTCAGAGATATACCATCACTTTTCAGTACCATAGAGGATTTCCTGTGGTTCATATTGTCAGCAGTACAGGACTTTCCTGGTGGAACCTCATCTAATGAGGGCTTAGTACCATACAGTCTTGACGATTTGCAAGCTTACCTAAACAAATTTGAGCCGTCATATTACACAAAAAATGGAAAGGATCCTCTAGTATATCCGTACATCTTGCTTTTAAGTATCCAGTTGCTACCAGCTATTTCATACCTGTCTAAAGAAGCAGGAGAGGAAGAATACCATATTGATGCTGCTCACATAGCAATTGTGCTAGCAGACAATGGGGTCCTTTCTGAAGTTTCTGGAGCCGGACAAAAGCTGGGAGTTATGGATGCGTACGCAGAAGCTTCTAGCATTATTAGGCAGTATGGCTCTATGTATCTACGGCTTGGTAACCTTCAAATGGCTCTAGAATATTACGCACAAGCTGCTGCTGCAGTAGGTGGTGGACATGTATCGTGGACTGGGAGAGGTAGTGTGGATCAGCAAAGGCAGATGAACTTGATGCTGAAGCAGCTTCTCACTGAGATATTGTTTCGAGATGGTGGGGTTTATCTTTTACTTGGTTCGAGAGGTGCTGGAGAGGAAGGTGAACTGAGACGATTTTTGACTGATCATAAAGCAAGACAACAGTTTCTGCTAGAAGCTGCCCGCCAATGCCAAGATTCTGGGCTGTACGACAAG TCTATAGAGATTCAGAAGAGAATTGGAGCATTTTCGATGGCATTGGATACGATAAATAAGTGCCTCTCTGAAGCAATTTGTGCCTTATCACGCGGTAGATTGGATGGTGAGAGTCAAACTGCTGGCCTCATTCACTCCGGCAACGAGATCTTGGAGACTTTCAAATATTATCCTGAAGTCAG TTTCCAAGAGAGGGAACATGTTTCAGAGCAACAAACCATATTAAGACAGCTCGAGACTATATTATCAATCCATAAATTGACAAGACTAGGCCAGTATCTTGATGCTCTACGAGAAGTTGCCAAGATCCCATTCCTTCCATTCGATCCACGAGCACCTGATACATCTGCCGATGTGCTCCAAAATTTATCTCCTCATGTCCAAGCTTGTTTGCCTGATTTGCTAAAGGTTGCTATAACTTGTTTGGATAATGTATCCGATACAGATGGATCACTTCGAGCCATGAGATCAAAG ATTGCAACCTTCCTTGCAAATAATATGCGTCAGAATTGGCCTCGTGATTTATACGAGAAGGTCGCCAAAAGCTTGTGA
- the LOC108470424 gene encoding uncharacterized protein LOC108470424 isoform X2: MGGYQPYGYGGGYQPPSFPVVRLRGLPFNCTDIDIFKFFAGLDIVDVLLVNKNGRFSGEAFVLFAGSMQVEFALQRDRQNMGRRYVEVFRCKRQDYYHAVAAEVNYEGIYDNDFHGSPPPSRAKRFNDKDQMEYTEILKLRGLPFSVKKPEIVEFFADFKIVEDRIHIACRPDGKATGEAYVEFASVEEAKRAMCKDKMMIGSRYVELFPSTPDEARRAESRSRQ, from the coding sequence ATGGGCGGCTATCAACCTTACGGGTATGGTGGTGGCTACCAACCTCCTTCGTTTCCGGTAGTACGACTTAGGGGTCTTCCTTTCAACTGCACTGATATCGACATTTTCAAGTTCTTTGCTGGATTGGACATTGTCGATGTTTTACTAGTCAACAAGAATGGAAGGTTCTCTGGAGAAGCCTTTGTTCTCTTTGCCGGGTCAATGCAGGTTGAGTTTGCTTTGCAAAGGGATCGACAAAACATGGGACGCCGCTATGTAGAAGTTTTCCGGTGCAAGAGGCAAGACTATTACCATGCCGTAGCTGCAGAGGTGAATTACGAAGGAATCTACGATAATGATTTCCACGGAAGCCCCCCACCctctcgagcaaagagattcaacgATAAGGATCAAATGGAATACACCGAAATACTCAAGTTGCGTGGTCTTCCTTTCTCGGTGAAGAAGCCTGAAATCGTTGAATTCTTTGCAGATTTCAAAATCGTTGAAGACAGGATACACATTGCATGCCGCCCCGATGGGAAAGCCACTGGAGAGGCATACGTGGAGTTTGCTTCCGTCGAGGAAGCTAAAAGAGCAATGTGCAAGGATAAGATGATGATAGGGTCTCGATACGTGGAGCTGTTTCCTTCAACACCAGACGAAGCTCGACGAGCCGAATCAAGATCGAGGCAGTGA
- the LOC108470424 gene encoding uncharacterized protein LOC108470424 isoform X1 — protein MYGSRGAMLGSGGVSDGYEVGSKRQRMMESTPYFAVNSGMGGYQPYGYGGGYQPPSFPVVRLRGLPFNCTDIDIFKFFAGLDIVDVLLVNKNGRFSGEAFVLFAGSMQVEFALQRDRQNMGRRYVEVFRCKRQDYYHAVAAEVNYEGIYDNDFHGSPPPSRAKRFNDKDQMEYTEILKLRGLPFSVKKPEIVEFFADFKIVEDRIHIACRPDGKATGEAYVEFASVEEAKRAMCKDKMMIGSRYVELFPSTPDEARRAESRSRQ, from the exons ATGTACGGATCCAGAGG GGCAATGTTGGGAAGCGGGGGGGTTTCGGACGGGTACGAGGTCGGCTCAAAGAGACAAAGAATGATGGAATCAACTCCCTACTTCGCAGTGAACAGCGGTATGGGCGGCTATCAACCTTACGGGTATGGTGGTGGCTACCAACCTCCTTCGTTTCCGGTAGTACGACTTAGGGGTCTTCCTTTCAACTGCACTGATATCGACATTTTCAAGTTCTTTGCTGGATTGGACATTGTCGATGTTTTACTAGTCAACAAGAATGGAAGGTTCTCTGGAGAAGCCTTTGTTCTCTTTGCCGGGTCAATGCAGGTTGAGTTTGCTTTGCAAAGGGATCGACAAAACATGGGACGCCGCTATGTAGAAGTTTTCCGGTGCAAGAGGCAAGACTATTACCATGCCGTAGCTGCAGAGGTGAATTACGAAGGAATCTACGATAATGATTTCCACGGAAGCCCCCCACCctctcgagcaaagagattcaacgATAAGGATCAAATGGAATACACCGAAATACTCAAGTTGCGTGGTCTTCCTTTCTCGGTGAAGAAGCCTGAAATCGTTGAATTCTTTGCAGATTTCAAAATCGTTGAAGACAGGATACACATTGCATGCCGCCCCGATGGGAAAGCCACTGGAGAGGCATACGTGGAGTTTGCTTCCGTCGAGGAAGCTAAAAGAGCAATGTGCAAGGATAAGATGATGATAGGGTCTCGATACGTGGAGCTGTTTCCTTCAACACCAGACGAAGCTCGACGAGCCGAATCAAGATCGAGGCAGTGA
- the LOC108473257 gene encoding putative disease resistance RPP13-like protein 1 has translation MVGGSPDILDEFAYEELRLKLKKSQAQASTSKVRKLIPTCFTGTSLTPTSFLFKNSMIPKVKEITDRLNSLTTRRSSLGLSEILSQAPTSKGKQPRLQPTSVLDGVVEYVGRHKEKTEMIELLKGDNFRGVSVLSIVGMGGMGKTTLAQLVYNDATINKSFDHKAWVCVSDNFDAVNITRTILKSIDPDSGDENDLNLLQVKLKEKLSGKRFLLVLDDIWNENYDDWTILRSPFGARTKIIVTTRLQIVSSIVDSLKVFHLDKLSDDDCLSVFTQHALKARNFGGHLPFKEIGEKIVRRCNGLPLAAKAIGSLLRTVKYHQEWERIYESEIWNLPEEQCGIIPALRLSYHHLPSYLKRYRSILPKDYEFEEGEIILLWKAEGLLQQKVIPQIKDLGNQYFQDLVSKSFFQISSKAHSSSRKRYASLARVAIYFQLPVARRRVQ, from the exons ATGGTTGGAGGATCTCCAGACATCTTGGATGAGTTCGCTTATGAAGAGTTACGTCTCAAGCTCAAGAAATCGCAAGCTCAAGCCAGCACTAGCAAGGTACGGAAACTCATTCCTACCTGCTTTACTGGTACTAGTTTGACTCCCACTTCTTTCCTGTTTAAGAATTCCATGATTCCCAAGGTCAAAGAGATCACTGATAGACTGAATAGTTTGACAACTCGAAGAAGTAGTTTGGGGTTGAGTGAGATCTTGTCTCAAGCTCCAACCTCCAAGGGAAAGCAACCCAGGCTGCAACCAACTTCCGTACTGGATGGAGTTGTGGAGTATGTTGGTAGACACAAGGAGAAGACAGAAATGATTGAGTTGCTCAAAGGTGATAACTTCAGAGGAGTTTCAGTCCTTTCCATCGTTGGCATGGGAGGGATGGGTAAAACAACTCTTGCTCAGCTTGTTTACAATGATGCCACCATCAACAAGTCTTTTGACCACAAGGCCTGGGTATGCGTTTCTGATAATTTTGATGCAGTTAATATAACTAGGACAATTTTAAAATCCATCGATCCTGACTCTGGTGATGAGAATGACTTGAATTTACTTCAAGTTAAGTTGAAGGAGAAGTTGTCTGGGAAAAGATTCTTGCTTGTTTTAGATGACATATGGAACGAGAATTACGATGATTGGACCATCTTACGGTCTCCGTTTGGAGCAAGGACCAAAATCATTGTAACCACTCGTCTTCAAATTGTTTCATCTATTGTGGATTCACTCAAAGTTTTTCATTTGGATAAACTATCGGATGATGATTGTTTATCCGTATTTACACAACATGCATTAAAAGCAAGAAATTTCGGTGGACATCTCCCATTTAAAGAAATTGGGGAGAAAATTGTTAGAAGGTGCAATGGCTTACCTTTGGCCGCAAAAGCCATTGGAAGCTTGCTACGCACAGTTAAGTATCATCAAGAATGGGAAAGAATATATGAGAGTGAGATATGGAACTTACCAGAAGAGCAGTGTGGCATAATTCCAGCTTTGCGATTAAGCTACCATCATCTTCCGTCATACTTGAAACGATATCGCTCCATACTTCCTAAAGATTATGAATTTGAGGAAGGGGAAATAATCTTGTTATGGAAAGCAGAAGGTCTCCTACAACAAAAAGTTATACCTCAAATTAAAGATCTTGGAAATCAATATTTTCAAGATTTAGTGTCGAAGTCATTTTTTCAGATATCCAGTAAAG CTCACAGCTCTTCCAGAAAAAGATATGCTTCTCTCGCTAGAGTGGCTATATATTTCCAACTGCCCGTTGCTAGAAGAAGGGTGCAGTAG
- the LOC108471407 gene encoding putative disease resistance RPP13-like protein 1, with product MIPKVKEITDRLTSLATRRSSLGLSEILSQAPTSKEKQPRLQPTSVMDETVEYVGRRKEKQEMIELLKGDNSNGVSVLSIVGMGGMGKTTLAQLVYNDATINESFDLKAWVCVSDHFDAVNITRTILKSINPDSREENDLNLLQVKLKEKLSGKRFLLVLDDIWNENYNDWTILRSPFGAGTNIIVTTRLQMVSSIVNPLKAFYLDKLSDDDCLSIIIQHALKAKKNRWTYPD from the coding sequence ATGATTCCAAAGGTGAAAGAGATCACTGATAGACTGACTAGTTTGGCTACTCGAAGAAGTAGTTTGGGGTTGAGTGAGATCTTGTCTCAAGCTCCAACCTCCAAGGAAAAGCAGCCCAGGCTGCAACCAACTTCCGTAATGGATGAAACTGTAGAGTATGTTGGTAGACGCAAGGAGAAGCAAGAAATGATTGAGTTGCTCAAAGGTGATAACTCCAATGGAGTTTCAGTCCTTTCCATTGTCGGTATGGGAGGGATGGGTAAAACAACTCTTGCTCAGCTTGTTTACAATGATGCCACCATCAACGAGTCTTTTGACCTCAAGGCCTGGGTATGCGTTTCTGATCATTTTGATGCAGTTAATATAACCAGGACaattttaaaatctatcaatCCTGACTCTCGTGAAGAGAACGACTTGAATTTACTTCAAGTTAAATTGAAGGAGAAGTTGTCTGGGAAAAGATTCTTGCTTGTTTTAGATGACATTTGGAACGAGAATTATAATGATTGGACTATCTTACGGTCTCCGTTTGGAGCAGGGACCAACATCATTGTAACCACTCGTCTTCAAATGGTTTCATCTATTGTGAATCCGCTCAAAGCTTTTTATTTGGATAAACTGTCAGACGATGATTGTTTATCCATAATTATACAGCATGCattaaaagcaaaaaaaaatcgATGGACATATCCAGATTAA
- the LOC128279298 gene encoding putative disease resistance RPP13-like protein 1, which produces MAYLWLQKPLEACYAQLKTMRNGKEYMRVRYGTYQKSNYEFEEEEVVLLWRAEGLLQQKAMPQIKDIGNQYFQDLVSRSFFQISSKDKSRFVMHDLINDLAQVIAGDICSRLEGDKQQQFSNLTRHASYILSRYWRPSLTNVVLVDILPRLGYLRVLSLSAYSITELPDVFEILKLLRYLNFSHTDVKCLPDSLWTLYHLETLLLKGCSMLQKLPSKIGNLINLQNLDIRSANLIESMPFGIGKLTNLQRLSDFIIREGDGCHMRDLKYLSNLKGDFRLSGLENVNCRDAREAKLNEKQGIDRLVLHWSKKFEKDSRNEEDEERVLDSLCPPVKLQQLIIENYGGAKFSTWIADSSFKNMLSLELRNCKNCKSLPSIARLSLLKDLSICGLDEVHKIGVELFGANQSNAFASLETLYFCGLPNWEEWDPCEWDERTSKFPSLRELSILECPQLLGRLPTLLQSLQKLVICDCRRLVVSISSFSSLRELRINGCEELVDEFCTRGYLFEKSDS; this is translated from the exons ATGGCTTACCTTTGGCTGCAAAAGCCATTGGAAGCTTGCTACGCACAGTTAAAGACTATGCGGAATGGGAAAGAATATATGAGAGTGAGATATGGAACTTACCAGAAGAGCA ATTATGAATTTGAGGAAGAAGAAGTTGTCTTGCTATGGAGAGCAGAAGGTCTCTTGCAACAAAAAGCTATGCCTCAGATTAAAGATATTGGAAATCAATATTTTCAAGATCTAGTGTCGAGGTCATTTTTTCAGATATCCAGTAAAGATAAATCCCGATTTGTAATGCATGACCTTATCAATGATTTAGCTCAAGTAATTGCAGGAGATATATGCTCCAGATTGGAGGGTGATAAGCAACAACAGTTCTCAAATCTCACTCGACATGCTTCTTATATT TTGTCACGTTATTGGAGGCCTTCTTTAACCAATGTTGTTTTGGTTGATATATTGCCGAGACTTGGCTACTTAAGGGTGCTTTCTTTGAGTGCGTATAGTATCACTGAGTTGCCTgatgtttttgaaattttaaaactaCTTCGTTACTTAAATTTTTCTCACACTGATGTCAAATGCTTACCTGATTCTTTATGGACTCTTTACCATTTAGAAACATTATTGTTAAAAGGTTGTTCCATGCTTCAAAAGTTACCTTCGAAGATTGGAAATCTTATCAACTTGCAAAATCTTGATATCAGAAGTGCAAACTTGATAGAAAGTATGCCTTTTGGAATTGGTAAGCTAACCAATCTTCAAAGGTTATCTGATTTTATCATAAGGGAAGGTGATGGTTGTCACATGAGAGATTTGAAATATTTGTCAAACCTCAAAGGTGATTTCCGTCTTTCTGGTTTGGAGAATGTTAATTGTCGAGATGCAAGGGAAGCCAAGTTAAATGAGAAGCAGGGGATTGATAGACTAGTATTGCATTGGAGTAAAAAGTTTGAGAAGGATTCAaggaatgaagaagatgaagaacggGTGTTGGACTCTCTTTGTCCTCCAGTAAAGCTTCAGCAACTCATCATTGAGAATTATGGAGGTGCAAAATTCTCTACTTGGATTGCAGATTCTTCCTTCAAGAATATGTTGTCATTGGAGCTTCGCAATTGTAAAAATTGCAAATCTTTGCCATCGATTGCACGGTTATCATTGTTAAAAGACCTTTCAATTTGTGGTTTGGATGAGGTACATAAGATTGGTGTTGAGTTGTTTGGAGCAAATCAATCGAATGCATTTGCATCATTAGAGACTCTGTATTTCTGCGGTCTGCCAAATTGGGAGGAGTGGGACCCATGTGAATGGGATGAGCGAACTTCGAAATTCCCCAGCCTTCGTGAGCTTTCAATCCTAGAATGTCCTCAATTGTTGGGAAGGCTGCCAACCCTTCTTCAATCCTTGCAGAAACTTGTAATCTGTGACTGTAGAAGGCTGGTAGTTTCAATTTCAAGTTTTTCGTCGTTACGTGAATTAAGAATTAATGGGTGTGAGGAATTGGTGGATGAATTCTGTACAAGAGGTTACCTCTTTGAAAAGAGTGACTCTTAA
- the LOC128279317 gene encoding putative disease resistance protein RGA3, with product MLRFVNSEAFDISGWKELESLSQNGLSLVGHRFITIVDCPQLVSLETEEERLQLDKIPGVESLEIRDCERLNRLPEILHAFPFITRIKLEKCPGLVCFAKRNFPPALKELEICECENLQYLVDENVNNKSMSSNTCLLEHLEIRDCPSLIWLSSRGDICNRLQHLKIESGSKLRSLFLNSKLPVMLKHLVILDCPLLESIAQNFHETVDLESIRISNAENIKSLPRGLDKLSHLQEIEVDGCLSDHCENFRALPKCINNFTSLRELKVRECSADLSFPEEGSPTNLASLEILNAPKIYTSLVEWGLNRFTSLQELQISGEGCSSLMSFPEEGIGMTLPPSLRSICIENFENLEYMCSKGFQHLTSLQQLRIYACPKRTSLPEKDMLLSLDSLSIWGCPLLEEGFSRGKGREWSKIAHIPFVFIQAEDAKKENVPSASDSLAMNVDVLDETSNGTQSSRSNNKLVDVEDELQV from the exons ATGTTGAGATTTGTAAACTCGGAAGCTTTTGACATCTCTGGTTGGAAAGAGTTGGAATCTTTATCGCAAAATGGGTTAAGCTTAGTTGGGCATCGTTTTATTACGATTGTGGATTGTCCCCAGTTGGTGTCTTTGGAAACAGAGGAGGAGAGATTGCAACTTGACAAGATTCCAGGTGTTGAATCTCTGGAAATAAGGGATTGTGAAAGGCTCAATAGACTACCAGAAATCTTACATGCTTTCCCATTCATTACAAGAATAAAACTTGAAAAGTGTCCAGGCTTGGTTTGTTTTGCAAAGAGGAACTTTCCCCCTGCTTTAAAAGAGCTGGAGATTTGCGAATGTGAGAATTTGCAATATTTGGTTGATGAAAACGTAAATAATAAGAGTATGAGTAGCAACACTTGTCTACTCGAGCATTTGGAAATACGAGACTGTCCATCTCTAATATGGTTATCATCAAGGGGCGATATATGCAATCGGCTTCAACATCTCAAAATTGAAAGTGGATCAAAGCTAAGAAGCTTATTTTTAAATTCCAAGTTACCAGTAATGCTTAAACATCTAGTTATTTTGGATTGTCCGTTGTTGGAAAGCATAGCCCAAAATTTCCATGAAACTGTTGATCTCGAAAGTATTAGAATTTCTAATGCTGAAAATATTAAATCATTACCAAGAGGATTGGACAAGCTCAGTCATCTTCAAGAGATTGAAGTTGATGGGTGCCTAAGTGATCATTGTGAAAATTTTAGAGCCCTTCCCAAGTGCATCAACAACTTCACCTCCCTTCGAGAATTAAAAGTGCGGGAGTGTTCGGCTGACCTATCCTTTCCAGAGGAGGGTTCCCCTACCAACCTCGCATCACTTGAAATCTTAAACGCACCCAAAATTTATACATCACTTGTTGAGTGGGGATTAAACAGATTCACCTCTCTTCAAGAACTCCAAATCAGTGGTGAAGGATGCTCAAGTCTCATGTCGTTTCCAGAAGAAGGGATAGGAATGACGCTGCCTCCTTCTCTCAGATCTATCTGCAttgaaaattttgagaatttGGAATACATGTGCTCCAAGGGCTTTCAACACCTCACCTCTCTTCAACAATTGCGAATCTATGCTTGTCCTAAGCGCACATCTCTTCCGGAAAAAGATATGCTTCTCTCCCTTGATAGTCTATCCATTTGGGGTTGTCCGTTGCTAGAAGAAGGGTTCAGTAGGGGCAAAGGACGAGAGTGGTCCAAGATTGCCCACATACCTTTTGTGTTTATTCAAG CTGAGGATGCGAAGAAAGAGAATGTTCCTTCAGCTTCCGACAGTTTAGCTATGAATG TTGATGTTTTGGATGAGACATCAAATGGAACCCAAAGTTCCAGAAGCAACAATAAGCTTGTGGATGTTGAAGATGAACTTCAAGTTTAA
- the LOC108471408 gene encoding mitogen-activated protein kinase kinase kinase 20-like, whose product MEVLKIKVLGKGSYGVVYLVKTVAPAYNQIYALKSANEEYSLFLRKEEEILLKFVNCSNIIQCYGGFTSVEREQRMVYNIFLEYAPGGSLLDLIKKYGGKIPERDVNCYTQMILEGLLDIHEKGYIHSDLKPGNILVFPPQHCTRLSTLKIADFGLAKREGVQDTWIGFRGTKYYMSPESIVGEISGALDIWSLGCIVVQMITGRLPWDTCDGDKLNDKLLRGESPNIPEDMSELGKSFLKECFVVDPNKRWNASKLLCHPYLLLPEHMLPRDDRQSLPCFQQKKVLRSRNIPPPPGFNIPNSVLLERRKNLEEQRARRMISSYQQRKAMGYLCV is encoded by the coding sequence atggaggtTCTTAAGATCAAGGTTCTTGGAAAGGGTTCTTATGGAGTTGTATATTTGGTCAAAACTGTAGCTCCAGCTTATAATCAAATTTATGCGTTAAAGTCTGCTAATGAAGAATACTCTTTGTTTTTACGTAAGGAAGAGGAAATCCTTCTAAAGTTTGTTAATTGTTCAAATATTATTCAATGCTATGGTGGTTTCACAAGTGTTGAACGAGAACAAAGAATGGTTTACAATATATTCCTTGAATATGCTCCAGGAGGGAGCTTGCTAGACTTGATAAAAAAGTATGGTGGTAAAATCCCAGAAAGGGATGTTAATTGCTATACCCAAATGATACTCGAAGGGCTTCTGGACATTCATGAGAAAGGGTACATTCATTCGGATCTAAAACCAGGTAATATTTTGGTTTTCCCTCCTCAACATTGTACTCGTTTATCTACTTTAAAGATTGCAGATTTCGGATTAGCTAAACGAGAAGGGGTACAAGATACATGGATTGGGTTTCGAGGTACAAAGTATTACATGTCTCCTGAATCGATTGTCGGAGAAATTAGTGGTGCATTAGATATATGGTCATTGGGCTGCATTGTAGTTCAAATGATTACGGGAAGATTGCCATGGGACACTTGTGATGGAGATAAATTAAACGACAAGCTTTTGAGAGGAGAATCACCCAACATCCCGGAAGACATGTCGGAACTAGGGAAGAGTTTCTTGAAGGAATGCTTTGTTGTTGATCCAAACAAAAGGTGGAATGCTAGTAAGCTACTATGTCATCCCTATCTTCTTCTACCAGAGCACATGCTTCCCAGGGATGACCGACAATCTTTACCATGTTTTCAACAGAAAAAAGTATTACGGTCTCGAAATATTCCACCACCACCTGGTTTTAACATTCCTAATAGTGTCTTGttggaaaggagaaaaaattTAGAGGAACAAAGGGCAAGAAGGATGATTAGTTCCTACCAGCAACGAAAAGCTATGGGATACTTGTGCGTCTAG